In the genome of Populus nigra chromosome 19, ddPopNigr1.1, whole genome shotgun sequence, the window AAAACGTAAGAAACTCACCCCTGTTCTCTGTTGATTTAACCCTCCacttgtagcaatcaacaagtATCGATTACTATTCGTTTTCAAATCAGCAGCTACATCATATAACAACACAACTCCAAATTAATGTCTAAAGTCTTCTGATCAGATTAGCAgtcaaaagtaaaagaaaagaaaaaatactccttaatatatctcaaaaaattaaaagattccCTAGCATAACTCCATAAATGAACAAGATTAGACATGAAATCTGTTGCCACTCCCAGATTAAACACATGCCCGCTTTCTAACTAAGACCAACTTcgtcatctttttttaataaatttctcaatgtgataatatttaatattctaaGCATTCCTCCAATAATTCATAAACAAACACAAGATTatcatcaaaaccaaaaatctCCAAATAAAGAGGAAAACAACAGATATTAAAGCCACTAGAATTTACTTTGAAAGCTATCGTTGGCGTTACTGCAGCCATGGTAAAACTTCGATAACCTTGAGTTCCATAAATGACGCCCTCCACTTCTCTAACCATTtcagaaaaccaaaaaataaaaaataaaatcaggcAAACTAAAGCTAAACACACAGACATGATGTGCTAAAGAACAAAGACTGGTCGTATAAGTTACATACCGGAACACGAAACGGCGACGTCTCTGTACTAAACGTTGATTCTTCTACTTTAGCTCCATTTTTTAACTACCTCACAACACAAAACAGAAAATCATTCTCATTAGCTTGGTAATTactaattgattaattaaaacaGTAAAAAGAGAAACGTAAACGTCCAGCTCAAATGAGAACgaacaaaacaaacaaccaCGGCCGAGAAAGTCGGAAAGGCAGAGACAGTACCTTTGAGGAGCGTTGGTGGTTGATGATAGGAGGAAGAGGAGAGATGACAGAGAAGGCGgcaaagaaaaggaggaaagcGAAGATAGCGGAGAGTAACGGAAACTGAAGCAAGTAGTGACGCGTAAAGAAAATCCAGTGGAGCACGGCGGCAGCGATGTTACGCTGTttggtttctctcttctttttcttcattgtagaaaaaagaaagagagagttgtTGAAAGCTAGCTTTCTGAAAGGCAGGAGAAAGAGAGTGTCAAAGCTGATGAGCAGAGCGGATAAGAGGAGAGAGCAGAGCCGAGCAGAGGAAGGTGATATCTTGccgttgctgttgctgttgctgttgctgctgcCGCGGTTACGAAAAATGCATTTTcgtattgtttatttaatttaatttttttacgaGGGTCCCACGACAGATTGAGTTCCAGACCCGTTCAGGCGTTCCCTGGAAATGGACTGCGCCGAGACCTTTCCACCTATTATATTTATACAGGGCTGGTTGGGTGCGGGTGATGTTATGGAAACTGGATGCCGAGTTGGAATGAAATTTGGACGCGTGGGTTATATATGGTAATGGTTAGTttggttttgatgattttacaGGAAAAGTTGccccatttttattttctattcttaGATTAACGTTCACTCATGTAACATGcgataattataatataagtttgcgaaaatattttcataagttaatataaaaaactcatttaagttaataaataaataaataacatttgtgTGCACTACATGTAATAATTTCAATGCACTTCGAATTCTTGGACCGACACACATGTTAttaacttgaaatatttttttatactaaaatcgGTCACATATTGCCCATgtgattttataaattgatatcTTAGAGAATACGAGtaaatcaaatgttataatTAATGgatgataactaaaaataactaagaagaTGTTGATTTTTGggttatatattaatatttatatatattttgatgatagcaattaaataaaaatatattaataatatgcttggctgaaattaaatttagataGGTTTATATGAAAATTACATCAACACGTGTaaagaattaaatgaaaaaattcacCAACAAGTTTAAGATGCAAAGCAAgtgaaaatttaattcttaaaaaattattttcatgcttattattaaattttcatatcctactcaataacaactaaaatgaaTCCACATACTTTATACTGCATGCataaatataattgatataCATTTAAGATGTTCAAGTTTCATcatgtttaaaattatcaaaactgaTTTTTAAGTTGAACCGGTCGATCATTTGGGCATATTAAGTAAACCGGTCAATCATTATTCATCCACGATGAATACTGAAAAATTTTATTGGAATTGATCAACCAAATGATATGGTCATTTGAATCCACTTTAGCTGTTAAAGACATTCCAACCGTTTTGACATACCAAGTGAACCGATAAACCGCTATTCATCATGATaaatacttataattttttataaaaactgcTTGATCGAATGATATGTTCTTTTAAACCGGTCAACTACTTTACCTATCAGAAACACTCCAAGAGCTATAAAACAACTAgcttattttgaatatatatatatatatatataagttattttaaaaaaaattaattagaaattatcaATCCTAATATACTTGTGTGAAATATGTAAAGTGAGGTGTGAGTGATTCACTCAGAACTTTTCTAACAATTTCATTACTTCCAGGCAAGATATTTGTTTGTCGCTCTCTTTCCACGTGACACACACTTGCTATCATAACCGCCAAATTTTGACACTAacgaaaaataataattccacACAAAGCTGAAGCGCGTGTAGTTTTTGAACCCGTAAGATGATAGAGACGCTGCCTCACGTGCTAATGGAGCGAGTGGGAAAGGGTGTTCGGCGGATTAAACATTGTCGTTCTGGCCACTTTAACAACGCTTTTCGATGTGATTTAAGTCCGtgcttttgttttcattgtatCCGTAAACCCCATGCAGTCCTGCAGTTTGTTTTTCCacctaaattaaatattaattatctcACTGatcaaaagaattttttttactcagcTCGATttatagcatattaaaataagaaataatagtTTACATACAGATGAAAGAGTATTagaattcataaaatttatcaaataaaaaatttaattctatcaaaatggtttttctaataatatcatAATAGAATAGATGTTGTTAACTGAACTATAAATGATTTTAGAtaatagtagttttttttttaattgatcaggtattttagatttaatccaAGGCAATCatggaaatttaattttaactttaacgGCTAGAAAACGAGGGAGATTTAGAGATTTTTGTAGAGGATAAGGTGTGACAGACAGAGTGACTCTGTTTGTAGAGGATAATTATCTTGGAACGAAGCTTGCCAGATAAATTTGGTGAGTTGCGAGCAATGTGATTTAGATCAAACAGTCATAATTTTGATGAAGACTCGTGATGTGGACCCACGTCACGTGCCAGCCAGAAGAGATTGGAGATAATCTTTttgtaattagtttttaaattagtgCTGATTAGGTGAGAATGTAGGTGGTTAGTTGACTGACAGAAAAAGGTACTGTACTTGCACATAAACCCACCTAGCAATAgcctacaaaaacaaatttgagttGTTAAAAGATGCAGAATTTGTCAAAAGTGATAAATTATTGTTCTCTGAAAATGAAGTTAGCTGACTGTAGCAATTCTTTTGTATGTTAAAGTCCTTCACTGGATGCAAAATTACAATATTGTCCTCGTCAGCGGTAACTCGTCCACCACGACCTCCTGAtatgttttatttcaatttcgttaagtattttttaaagtgatttctattttaaaatatattaaaataatattttttatttttttaaaaattattttttaaaattagcacattaaaactattcaaaacataaaatatttaacattttaaaaaaataaaatattttgaatattttagaaACATGAATTGACCTGCATTTTCAAACATTCTCTTTTTAGATGAGATGTTGTAgagtaaactatatatatatatatatatatatttttataaaaaacttctTTGGAACAATCTTGTTTAAGTTAAAAACCAGAACAATGGTATTTCAAGATCAATATTGCAAACCCACTGTTGAGTCaactttaaaaggaaaaaaaaaaacttctcaaGAACAATATTGTTTCGgttaaaaacccaaaacaattGTTATGGATATTGGCTTGTTTTGTTATTTGGCATTAGCTGACATGCATGATCAATTATTATATGAATGAAAACATCAACTTTAACAATTTTTTCGTCGCGAAAATGGATTGATGTTTTTCTTACAATTGCCGCAAGCACATTGATGTTGTTGACATCGATGCGCTGGTGGGCGTCATGGCTATCGCAGTCACAGCCTCACAGAGGAGCATCGATTGTTGTTTGAGTATTACGAGTGGTATAACTATTTGTAATACTCAAACATTAAACATTAAACATATTATTAGTctaaaatctgataaaaaaaagggggtttTGATGCGTAGAGATTGGTCTGTTCTTTGGTGgttaagataaattaaatgataGTCTTGAGATTGAATTTCAATGAAATATTTAATTACGTATTAGTCATTCAATTATGTAATGATGATCCGGAAAATGCACTTGATTAGCAGAAGGAAAGAGGATATTAAGAATGAATGACATCCatcatgtatattttatatattccgTAAAACCCCTGTGAACAACTCATTGGTAggatattataatttttcttgaatacGTGCAACCATGATCGTGCCAGCATCATTCTCATTAGTCACGTACAGTGAGGAAACATTATGAAATGCGATGCCACACGCGcacacacactcacacacataccttttctctcttttcttttctccattCCATGGAGAATCTCATATCCATTTGATTACCATTAAATTCCATTTATAATGAGTGTGTGAAGTCGCAGGACTGGAAATGTTATGACGAGGAAGCAGAACTGGAAATGTTATGATGAGGGATGAGGAACTATTCgtggatatttattttattaaaataaatcagtGAATGATaatatcttaattattattcatataaattagtATTAGAAATGTCAAATTTATGCGgattaaatttagaaattaatccttttaaggaaaaataaaaatacagattaaaaattgatatttatttatattttaaccatAAATTCATAGCTGTCAAACCTGGAAACCGACccgaaaaataatatagattattggatgaatataaattaattatttttattaaaatatttttttttgtgttagcTTGATTTAGTTTGAACGATTAAATCATTAACATCTTGAATAAATCAACCAAGTTGTATCCTAttccattcaaataaaaatctgatataaattaaactatatatccTTCCATTTCTTGGATCAACCCGCAAAACGGAATcatgtttaataactatgggtAAACGTAAACCCATGGCTATTAAGGTAATAATATATGTGAGCAATCTCAATAATAGTCGAATCCAATTTCCAATGGCATCATTCAGCCAGTCCAAGTCCATCACCATATCATGGGCCGAAGCCCATAAGGCTCGTTTCTGGTTCGGCTTTTTTTCCCCCTGCTTCTCTGtggaatgaaaaaaagagagaaagatatatcattaaaatctattttaaaaggcatggtttgatattttatttactcCGCGCGCGCCAGATATGTCCACgacaatcaatattattattattatctgtggacttcttctttttttcatcgaGGTATTTctctgaattattttttcttattaaattatatatatcttttaaaatttaattttaaatatatttcattaataaaaaaattatttattatcagTGCAATTTAAATCCCACTATTGTAAACTCCACTCAATTTAGTGGTCAATTTTTTGAAATGAGATCAGATAAgttttagataataataatttatctgATTAAACAAACTTGTATATGAgcttattgaatttgatttttttctctaataattaaaataatttattttgaattaatacaACAATGGTAAAttctcataatttaatttaaagatttatttttctttaaaaaattaaaataatttatttttaattaatatagtaATGGTAAAttctcataatttaatttaaaaaatatattttttaaaaagaatattatttaaaactcaagtgtaaaaaaatatgatgggGGTATATGTTCTGCTTTTTggtacaattattttttatttgaaaatttattaaaataatatttttttattttttaaaaatatttttaatattaatatatttgaagtaaagaaaaaaataaaaaaaattaattgtttttaaaaaaacatttttgaaatataaaatcatgCCGACTTAAAATAAAACAGGAGAGCCTCTTCGTCCTCCtgttatctctctctctctctctctctctctctctctcgctgcTTATCAAAACGGAAAAATGGATACTCCTGGTAACTTGAAGACATCAAGCTCCGAATTAGACCTGGATCGTCCCAACATCGAAGACTACCTTCCTTCTGGATCCTCCATTCAGGAGCCTATTGGCAAGCTTCGCTTGTATGAATTCTATCTCATATCTTTCGATTCGGGTTCTGTTTTCGGATACtctttgatttcaagctctgtttttttagttttttcagagCTTTAAAGATTTGATTCTCAATGGGTTTTGCTTGATGGGCTTTCTTGTTTTTGTCTAGGCGTGATTTGCTTGATATTTCACCTACTCTCACAGAAGCAGCTGGTGCCATTGTTGATGTGAGTTTGTTGGCATTTTTTtcgtttttaagaaaaaaaatgcgtGAAGGAAACtgttttttgaatgaaaagaaAGGAACTTTATGTGAATTCTGGATGAATTAGTCTTAATCATGATAAATTCGAGCTTAAACAAGTATTTTAGGCATGCACTGGGATGGCTAGCTTGtttaaaatgtcttttttttttaagtattattgAATACTCATTGACATGATGAGGGAACTGTGTATCGGATGGAAAGGGAGAATTTTgggataaattaaatgaatagtTTAGATCGTGATTAAAATTCTGAAGACTAAAGTAGGAATCTAGGCTTGCAATGGTTAATTAACTTTAACTAGTTGAAAATGACATGACTTTCTTGATTCAGTATCAGGGAagtaaatttagttttattattttttttcaatttaatttaacctgTCTGGATTCAACTCATATTTAACAATGAATGAATCAGGACTCATTTACACGATGTTTCAAGTCAAATCCTCCAGAACCTTGGAACTGGAATGTGTATTTGTTTCCCCTTTGGTGCTGTGGTGTGGTGATTCGATATGGGATTTTGTTCCCTGTCAGGTTAGTTATTTGCTGACTATAAAGGGTGTTGTCCTACACTCAAAAGGGGTCATAAAGTGATTGGTCTCGATGCCAATTTAGATAAGCTGGTTTCCTGATTTGATTCTTGACTTTGTGGAGTTTCAAGATGTCATAATGAAGATATAAACTGATGTTCTTTATCTGTTGCTTATCTTTTTCAATTGTGGTTCCTGTGAAGAGTCTGATTGATATGATGGTTTATCTTTGAACAAGTTGCTACATTGGTGAACTTGTGTTCATTCTAGCTGGTTGATGTATTTCAATGAAATCTGCAGGGTTCTGGTACTGGCAATTGGGTGGATCATTTTTCTTTCATCCTACATTCCAGTGCATTTGCTGTTGAAAGGGCAAGACAAACTGAGAAAAAAGATAGAGGTGCCAATAATTAATATGTCAAAGCTTTTGCTctatcctatatatatatagaacacaATTGTGAAAAGTTCGTTTTTTCTATATCTGGAAGTTCTAAATTTCTCTACAAGTGGTTGTTACAAACAAGCTGAATTTATTCCTAATGTTAATTTATTGTCAGAGGAGTTTGGTGGAGgtaatttgtatgttttttgtTGCATCATGGACTGGAGTTGTCAAGTACCATGGACCGAGACCTAGCAGGCGGCCTAAACAGGTTCGTTTCAGTATAAACATTTTGTTGTATGTATTTATGTCCAAGACATGTTTAATTCTTTGTTAACCCTTTGTTGATCTGAGACATAAACTTGCTTATCATGGGTTGCGCAGGTTTTTGTGGCCAACCATACTTCCATGATTGATTTCATCATCTTAGAACAGATGACACCATTTGCTGTGATCATGCAGAAACACCCTGGTTGGGTTGGTAAGTGAGAACTGGCTTCATATGTATTGCAGATATTTTATCCAATTAACAGTTACACCCTGAATTATATGTCTATcaacaaatattgaaggattccTGAATT includes:
- the LOC133680386 gene encoding glycerol-3-phosphate acyltransferase 9-like, coding for MDTPGNLKTSSSELDLDRPNIEDYLPSGSSIQEPIGKLRLRDLLDISPTLTEAAGAIVDDSFTRCFKSNPPEPWNWNVYLFPLWCCGVVIRYGILFPVRVLVLAIGWIIFLSSYIPVHLLLKGQDKLRKKIERSLVEVICMFFVASWTGVVKYHGPRPSRRPKQVFVANHTSMIDFIILEQMTPFAVIMQKHPGWVGLLQSTILESVGCIWFHRSEAKDREIVAKKLKDHVQGADNNPLLIFPEGTCVNNHYTVMFKKGAFELDSTVCPIAIKYNKIFVDAFWNSRKQSFTTHLLQLMTSWAVVCDVWYLEPQNLRPGETPIEFAERVRGIISARAGLKKVPWDGYLKYSRPSPKHRERKQQSFAESVLRSLEEK